The Drosophila innubila isolate TH190305 chromosome 3R unlocalized genomic scaffold, UK_Dinn_1.0 2_E_3R, whole genome shotgun sequence genome has a segment encoding these proteins:
- the LOC117791645 gene encoding uncharacterized protein LOC117791645, with product MSEFLPIPQPVNFLFDIIVTRIQLFKDKIEDPKDLIVNVKFNKVPVNITQSRINVTEFKAGRRTEMREDSATLRKNLEASGMPIVVRYKGATLGLTQLRFPQDFIDRIEVGMSDLMHAETCSIIRREQEVGIIELLVALVIKCDEPDNFQEEKAKCRNLGKFINAPDVMFLVGEPQPCRKPSQPCLDELDPDEGDERLRLDLERYRSLNERIYAPPEEICGMEACCELKNMTEQYGHIIDSVVRQMSKLPSPMPDDECVFTDWSGKGTSFMPRHVDRTIPVPVGDLEVMGVKPIRFCPVCLTPMSYLPKYASCPTCCIKPMPQIDEESEEKLTADQIIQQYLKVPTKDVNEDFCHDPCKQKKGSEEDSEQADGRGDGRRVSGAKEKQGKGEENEEENREGTEPIKCKKNCRCTCTKTKLCVHCRIRKLCADIFKRKGVDRNPEECPVVKAVNSNEDFAVIVDEEEEDCRPYLERVFAELRDLYDRRDAAQQELDKRCTQSLLKFGSHRRIDPADPKQKSSSSSHTLKPVGSPTFLHRTPLPKIGHKTCLKQHGIVSRRHGWSWTSSKQARKYGWRPGAICRYAGAIMKFFLHYSPDQNACNTCRKVEEEERQRERRKPILNICKRNGAIFITLRAANNPSPNIEMKPIVFKIVKSDLAVALKKLKRKLKDSGFRKCTCHQTLMMCVCRKNMEKKQLERALQKECQRLGLQNCVDQLILTDTSDSEVEYDFDISPPAAIAKPLLAIKPRTVNISTQTRGGGVKEEEELEEQPWHVEPRYPAKLSPYWRTYDCAAGDRYTGTALGEVGETVFEDGVFGFRGGGPHGDSATPGSRPKSKGIWGAKPGGPMRGGGRDGSAGGGGGKRAGGAGAGTGAHFGQGDGPVGGFGGGFGGGLGDRSFPGAKKEPGSKVKSRQIPVRMPQRYYKAVAAVEKAKKDAVKHELEKKKKGTHLIKYLEEKGAVPKPWDPNDAKDDNKTKTSSKTNSKRDSKTRTGPVLGKDGLTDAQRNRRALLQMAIPPLETLARLGKGFDPSRNPAGFDPCSYECCFSCYNYC from the exons ATGTCAGAATTTTTACCCATACCACAGCCTGTTAACTTCCTTTTTGACATAATCGTGACGCGAATACAACTCTTCAAGGATAAAATCGAAGATCCCAAAGATCTGATCGTAAATGTCAAGTTCAACAAGGTGCCCGTTAACATCACCCAGAGTCGCATCAATGTCACGGAATTCAAGGCCGGACGACGCACCGAAATGCGTGAAGATTCCGCCACATTACGTAAGAATCTGGAGGCAAGTGGCATGCCCATTGTGGTGCGATACAAGGGTGCAACTTTGGGGCTGACACAGCTCCGATTTCCCCAGGACTTCATCGATCGCATCGAGGTCGGCATGTCGGACTTGATGCACGCGGAGACATGCAGCATTATACGACGAGAGCAGGAAGTTGGCATTATAGAGCTGCTCGTTGCTCTGGTCATCAAATGCGATGAGCCCGACAATTTTCA GGAGGAGAAAGCGAAGTGTCGTAACTTgggtaaatttataaatgcacCGGACGTTATGTTCTTGGTCGGAGAACCACAACCATGTAGAAAACCAAGCCAACCGTGCTTGGACGAACTGGATCCAGATGAGGGCGATGAGCGGCTTCGATTGGATCTAGAGCGTTATAGGAGTCTCAATGAGCGTATTTATGCGCCGCCAGAGGAAATATGCGGCATGGAAGCGTGCTGTGAGCTGAAGAACATGACGGAACAATATGGACACATCATTGACTCGGTCGTTAGACAAATGAGTAAATTACCCTCACCGATGCCAGACGACGAGTGCGTCTTCACCGACTGGAGCGGCAAGGGGACAAGCTTCATGCCCAGGCATGTGGATCGCACGATCCCAGTTCCAGTTGGTGACCTGGAGGTGATGGGCGTCAAGCCCATAAGATTCTGTCCTGTTTGCCTTACTCCCATGTCATATCTGCCGAAATACGCCTCATGTCCGACGTGTTGCATCAAGCCCATGCCACAAATTGACGAGGAATCGGAGGAGAAACTGACAGCTGACCAAATCATTCAACAATATCTCAAGGTGCCAACGAAAGACGTGAATGAGGACTTTTGCCACGATCCCTGTAAGCAGAAAAAAGGAAGTGAAGAGGATAGTGAACAGGCAGATGGAAGAGGCGATGGAAGGAGAGTGAGTGGGGCTAAAGAAAAGCAGGGAAAAGGAGAGGAAAATGAAGAGGAAAACAGAGAGGGAACGGAGCCAATCAAGTGCAAGAAAAACTGCCGTTGCACCTGCACAAAAACCAAACTTTGTGTTCATTGTCGAATTAGGAAACTCTGTGCAGACATTTTCAAGCGAAAAGGCGTTGATAGGAACCCAGAGGAGTGTCCCGTGGTGAAAGCCGTCAATTCCAACGAAGACTTTGCCGTCATAGTCGATGAGGAGGAAGAGGATTGTCGTCCGTATTTGGAGCGTGTCTTTGCCGAGCTGCGAGATCTCTACGATCGCCGGGATGCCGCTCAACAGGAGTTGGATAAACGTTGCACGCAATCCTTGTTGAAGTTCGGCAGCCACAGAAGAATTGATCCCGCGGATCCTAAACAGAAATCTTCCTCATCGAGTCATACGTTGAAGCCAGTTGGAAGTCCTACGTTCCTGCATCGAACTCCGCTGCCGAAGATCGGACATAAAACGTGTCTCAAGCAACACGGCATTGTGTCCAGACGTCATGGCTGGTCCTGGACATCCAGTAAACAGGCTCGCAAGTACGGCTGGCGACCTGGAGCCATTTGTCGCTATGCGGGAGCAATCATGAAGTTCTTTCTACACTACTCTCCAGATCAAAATGCATGCAACACTTGCCGCAAGgtggaagaagaagaaaggcAAAGGGAACGTCGCAAGCCAATCCTCAATATTTGCAAGAGGAACGGAGCCATTTTCATAACCCTGAGAGCGGCCAACAATCCCAGTCCCAATATCGAAATGAAGCCCATTGTCTTCAAGATTGTGAAAAGCGATCTGGCTGTGGCACTAAAGAAACTGAAGAGGAAGCTCAAGGATAGTGGTTTCCGGAAGTGCACCTGTCATCAGACCCTCATGATGTGCGTCTGTCGCAAGAACATGGAGAAGAAACAACTGGAGCGTGCTCTCCAGAAAGAGTGTCAACGCCTCGGCTTGCAGAATTGTGTGGATCAATTGATCCTGACAGACACGAGTGACAGCGAAGTGGAATACGACTTTGACATCTCTCCACCCGCAGCGATAGCAAAACCTCTGCTGGCCATAAAACCACGTACTGTAAACATCAGCACTCAGACACGCGGAGGAGGAGTGAAAGAAGAGGAGGAGCTGGAGGAGCAGCCGTGGCATGTGGAGCCAAGGTATCCGGCTAAGCTGAGTCCCTACTGGCGCACCTATGACTGTGCGGCGGGTGATCGCTATACGGGTACTGCTCTGGGGGAGGTTGGTGAGACGGTCTTTGAGGACGGCGTCTTTGGATTTCGAGGCGGTGGACCACATGGCGACTCGGCTACTCCTGGCAGCAGACCCAAGTCAAAGGGCATCTGGGGAGCCAAGCCAGGTGGTCCTATGCGCGGTGGCGGACGTGACGGCTCTGCAGGTGGAGGCGGCGGAAAACGGGCAGGTGGTGCTGGAGCTGGAACAGGAGCTCACTTTGGTCAAGGAGATGGTCCAGTTGGTGGCTTTGGTGGTGGCTTTGGTGGTGGCTTGGGCGACAGGTCATTCCCTGGCGCCAAAAAGGAACCCGGCAGCAAAGTCAAGAGTCGTCAAATTCCAGTGCGAATGCCACAAAGATATTATAAAGCCGTTGCAGCCGTtgaaaaagccaaaaaagatGCAGTCAAACATGAGcttgagaagaagaagaagggcACTCACCTCATTAAGTATTTGGAGGAAAAAGGTGCCGTACCCAAGCCCTGGGATCCCAATGACGCCAAGGAtgacaacaaaacaaagaccAGTTCAAAGACAAATTCAAAGAGAGATTCAAAGACAAGGACTGGTCCTGTTCTGGGCAAGGATGGACTCACAGACGCCCAGCGCAATCGTCGTGCTCTGCTTCAAATGGCCATACCACCACTGGAGACATTGGCCCGCCTTGGCAAGGGCTTCGATCCGAGCAGAAACCCAGCAGGCTTCGATCCCTGTTCCTATGAATGTTGCTTTTCCTGTTACAACTATTGCTAA
- the LOC117791614 gene encoding uncharacterized protein LOC117791614, with the protein MASCQFIFDVVVPHFDAPGIKIKDPKKLEVVVQFNNKPISITSSRINVNEFKPSAGMELNIVPKKLRSTLEECGMPLTVKNNGKVEGVGQIIFPQMVIARIEEGMTDIMHVDSCTFEKDGEVVGKLEILCRLVIKCQEQPKEESICKRNMDKSIAQQDIMFVVSESQRCPSPCDPCLDALAPEEGDERLKLDMQRYRSFTDALKSDKVFTHNPAGNAACCEIKKMAQECGDIVDSITKAAGHPKPLKSPCRKPEDPDSPCLITDQFPIEENPLTSPNFPCFSYLPARIDDPPDFCSPNLIPVPISDLEKPMIKPSRFCPICLTNMSWMPKFATCPTCGIKPMPVVEERHKLKKLTADQILTEYLGKPKGADENYCVDPCNMQPDDKDAEEETACRCTCKFGKVCAHCRIRKLVADIFQASKNDPICPKAKPNSSEDFCVLENDTVECRPYLARVFSELRDLYNLKDTVQKEDNEKPVSRLPPSTEKEAAQSSHAEKTKAVPGQEQKRIIPRTHKPVERIRKKFEIGHKFCVNHRGPVAHYQGWAWHLREEAHKLGWRPGSVRKSVKKLMKHFLHYTPENSPLNVCRKEREAELERERQLPTLNMCKKNGEIFVTLRALNDPNVQMKPIVFKIVKSDLAVIVSNIKRKLKEKGFRKCTCHQTLMMCVCRDNEEKKQLENAVAKESRRHGIENCVEHLVLTDTSDSEMEFDFDVTPPAGTAVPSSLSHRKGLVRSHSTQTLGKKDLKVTPRFPIPHYPYSRTYDCAAGDRYTGTALGAPGETVFEDGVFGFRGGGPHGASAAPGGRSKTPGIWGSSPGGPMRGVGRVGNGGGGGGGGGGRGGAGGGGGRGGAAGGGSFGGGGGGPGGGFAGFGGKSFPGAKREPGSKVKSPPIPVRMPKRHYKAVAAAEKAKKDAIKHELEKKKKGTHLIKYLEEKGAVPSPWDPNDPNPAPKKEQIKPPVGPDGLTDVQRRRRNLQSGPIPPLDTMPRLGRSDGGCYSPCAEQCCYPCSYYC; encoded by the exons ATGGCGAGCTGTCAGTTTAtctttgatgttgttgtacCGCATTTCGATGCACCCGGGATTAAGATTAAAGATCCAAAAAAACTTGAAGTGGTGGTCCagtttaataataaaccaATTTCCATAACTTCAAGTCGCATAAATGTGAATGAATTCAAACCCTCCGCTGGCATGGAACTCAATATTGTGCCAAAAAAGCTGCGAAGCACGCTTGAGGAATGTGGCATGCCCCTCACGGTCAAGAATAATGGTAAGGTGGAAGGTGTTGGCCAGATAATCTTTCCCCAAATGGTCATCGCTCGCATAGAGGAAGGCATGACGGACATAATGCATGTGGATTCCTGCACTTTTGAGAAGGATGGCGAAGTCGTGGGTAAACTTGAGATTCTCTGCCGTCTGGTCATTAAATGTCAAGAGCAGCCAAA agAGGAGAGCATATGTAAGCGGAATATGGATAAAAGCATTGCCCAACAGGACATCATGTTTGTCGTCTCCGAGTCCCAGCGATGTCCCAGTCCTTGTGATCCTTGCTTAGACGCTCTGGCACCGGAGGAGGGTGATGAACGCCTCAAGCTGGACATGCAGCGATATCGTAGCTTCACGGATGCACTCAAATCCGACAAAGTTTTCACACACAATCCAGCGGGAAATGCCGCCTGTTGCGAAATAAAA AAAATGGCACAGGAGTGCGGGGATATTGTTGACTCCATTACCAAGGCAGCTGGTCATCCGAAACCTCTGAAGTCGCCTTGTCGTAAACCTGAAGATCCGGACAGTCCTTGCCTCATCACCGACCAATTCCCCATAGAGGAAAATCCACTCACTTCGCCAAATTTCCCTTGCTTTTCCTACCTGCCAGCTCGCATTGACGACCCGCCTGATTTCTGTAGTCCCAACCTGATACCTGTGCCCATAAGTGACTTGGAGAAGCCAATGATCAAACCCTCACGATTCTGTCCCATTTGCCTGACCAACATGTCATGGATGCCTAAATTTGCCACTTGTCCCACGTGCGGAATTAAACCCATGCCAGTTGTTGAGGAGCGTCACAAGCTGAAGAAACTGACGGCAGATCAAATACTGACTGAGTATCTCGGTAAGCCCAAGGGTGCAGATGAGAATTACTGTGTGGATCCCTGTAACATGCAGCCCGATGATAAGGATGCGGAGGAGGAAACCGCTTGTCGTTGCACCTGCAAATTTGGAAAAGTCTGTGCTCATTGTCGCATTCGAAAGCTGGTCGCGGATATTTTCCAGGCCAGTAAAAACGACCCCATTTGTCCCAAGGCGAAACCGAATTCGTCCGAGGACTTTTGTGTGCTGGAAAACGACACGGTCGAGTGTAGACCTTATTTGGCACGCGTCTTCTCCGAGCTACGGGATTTGTATAACCTCAAGGACACCGTGCAAAAGGAAGACAATGAGAAGCCGGTCAGTCGCCTACCGCCTTCTACAGAGAAGGAAGCTGCTCAATCAAGCCACGCTGAGAAAACAAAGGCAGTGCCTGGGCAGGAGCAGAAGAGAATAATACCCAGAACTCACAAGCCCGTTGAGCGCATACGAAAGAAGTTCGAGATTGGACACAAGTTCTGTGTGAATCATCGGGGACCCGTCGCCCATTATCAGGGCTGGGCGTGGCATCTGAGAGAAGAGGCACACAAGCTCGGCTGGCGACCGGGCTCGGTTCGGAAATCCGTCAAGAAACTAATGAAGCACTTTCTGCACTATACGCCCGAGAACAGTCCATTAAATGTGTGccggaaagagagagaagctGAGCTGGAAAGAGAAAGACAGTTGCCCACACTGAATATGTGCAAGAAGAATGGCGAAATCTTTGTAACTCTCCGTGCTCTCAACGATCCCAATGTCCAAATGAAACCAATTGTCTTTAAAATTGTGAAGAGTGATCTCGCTGTGATCGTGAGCAACATTAAGAGAAAGCTGAAGGAGAAGGGCTTTCGGAAGTGTACCTGTCATCAGACCCTCATGATGTGCGTATGTCGCGACAACGAGGAGAAGAAACAACTCGAGAATGCTGTGGCAAAGGAATCTCGGCGTCATGGCATTGAAAATTGTGTGGAGCACTTGGTGCTCACCGATACGAGTGACAGCGAGATGGAGTTTGATTTTGATGTGACGCCTCCAGCGGGCACAGCGGTACCTTCTTCACTGTCGCATCGTAAGGGCCTCGTTAGGAGCCACAGCACACAGACACTGGGAAAGAAGGATCTGAAGGTAACGCCCCGATTTCCCATTCCCCATTATCCCTATTCACGCACCTATGACTGTGCGGCGGGTGATCGCTATACGGGTACTGCCCTGGGCGCACCCGGTGAGACGGTCTTTGAAGACGGCGTCTTCGGATTTAGAGGTGGCGGCCCACATGGTGCATCAGCTGCTCCTGGCGGCAGATCCAAAACCCCGGGCATATGGGGTTCGAGTCCTGGTGGACCAATGCGTGGAGTTGGACGTGTTGGCaacggaggcggaggcggaggtgGAGGAGGTGGTCGAGGCGGTgccggtggcggtggcggaaGAGGAGGAGCTGCAGGTGGAGGAAGTTTCGGAGGTGGCGGAGGTGGACCAGGTGGTGGCTTTGCCGGCTTTGGTGGCAAGTCATTCCCTGGCGCCAAAAGGGAACCCGGCAGCAAAGTCAAGAGTCCTCCGATTCCAGTGCGAATGCCAAAGCGTCATTACAAGGCCGTTGCAGCTGCTGAGAAAGCCAAAAAAGATGCCATTAAGCATGAGcttgagaagaagaagaagggcACCCACCTTATCAAGTATTTGGAGGAAAAAGGGGCCGTACCCTCACCCTGGGATCCCAATGACCCCAATCCAGCGCCAAAGAAAGAACAGATCAAGCCGCCTGTCGGTCCCGACGGTCTGACCGATGTCCAGCGTAGACGCCGCAATCTGCAGTCGGGGCCAATACCACCACTGGACACCATGCCTCGACTCGGCAGATCTGATGGCGGATGCTACAGTCCGTGTGCAGAACAATGCTGCTATCCGTGTAGCTACTACTGTTGA
- the LOC117791339 gene encoding uncharacterized protein DDB_G0284459-like — translation MAELKLVFDIFLKSFASPKLKTEDTKKLQIEAQFNNKNISITASRINVNDFNPNASTDFKEKDRKLRENLENCGMTFTVKFNGRLFGNGRVNFPDKFINSIKDGMSDLIHEDKCSIEDKDKKEVGKLEFKCRLIVKCDGPEDSVCRRNMDASINPEDIMFVMGELQKCADPCDACRDVLEPEEGDERLHLDLQRYRSVGMTAPTPAETLQHNPACNAITSELQKMAKECEETIDSILRGTDPTMSPIQPEIEQINGDSKQKPTDIDKDEDNSDEIPGVKPIRSCPICLNNMSWLPKFACCPKCGAKPMPIVEERLKDKVPTADEILVEYLGKPQPTLEEYCLDAEEVEKEKEIKTEKALQCRCTCRRGKLCAHCRVRIVCKDIFKTESESRRGSKRESRTEPGQESAPESESVPQSLATEDYTEELPDERHTHLARVFSELCFLYHIKVSNSSSDIQKICGPKSNRKRNGLNEKSDQVPKKKVTNDQEKKSNSGETNVQKKVSNAGDAKDEKRKSTNDKKRKSNLRNSKASPRNKKDNSGEEEKPPIPARLGWDWRTDPASKKGWRPGAVRKPIKKLMDFFLRDFPEETATNIIKKTEAEQKEKERSKHSMLNVCKKNGEICITFRSADPANEKNLIVYKVLKSDQAARLSEMKKKLKENGFRKCTCHKSVMLCVCRTTTEKKELEAALEEECTARGIPACPDELILTDTSESDLEYDFDVSPLLGAPKLLPQMGPCSKWMNKDTQTAKEDQKLKPKYPIAQNPYYKPFNCAVRSMKAAAVSYVEDNDEGDNNQENDGNHNGNSGGGGGGKRGNPGRGNPSNSGNRNGNGNNNGNNHARSNKNSNGNNNARGNNNNNGNSNVRNNVNNHGNNNPRVNNSNNGNSNIRNNANNNGNNNPRSNVNNNANSNARSNVNNSGRNNNPRGNVNSGNNPRGHVNSSGNSNVRSNVKNNVNNNARGNGNSNRVVAGNNNNANNENVSIAVALPKRLQKDKQAAAKAVEEIKKKQQEEKSKALKRKFMEMAKAPPIDRKKALRALLNTLPPPVESIPRKARASAACDDCCYDPVPDLCYNSCYTECCPRYFYCC, via the exons ATGGCAGAGCTGAAATTAGTGtttgacatatttttaaaaagctttgcGTCACccaaattaaaaactgaagaTACCAAAAAGTTGCAAATCGAAGCACAATTCAATAATAAGAATATATCAATAACAGCGAGTCGCATCAATGTCAATGATTTCAATCCCAACGCCAGTACAGACTTTAAGGAGAAAGATAGGAAACTCCGCGAGAATCTGGAAAACTGTGGCATGACCTTCACAGTGAAGTTTAATGGTCGCCTTTTTGGTAACGGACGCGTTAATTTCCCagataaattcattaataGCATAAAAGACGGCATGTCAGATCTGATACACGAAGACAAATGCAGCATTGAGGACAAGGACAAGAAGGAAGTTGGTAAACTGGAGTTTAAGTGCCGTTTAATCGTTAAATGCGATgg CCCCGAAGACAGCGTGTGCCGTCGGAATATGGATGCAAGCATTAATCCCGAGGACATAATGTTTGTCATGGGCGAGTTACAGAAATGTGCTGATCCCTGTGACGCTTGTCGCGATGTCCTGGAGCCAGAGGAAGGCGATGAACGACTTCATTTGGATCTACAACGATATCGCAGTGTTGGAATGACAGCTCCGACTCCCGCGGAGACCCTTCAACATAATCCAGCTTGTAATGCCATCACCTCTGAGCTACAG AAAATGGCAAAGGAATGCGAGGAGACTATAGACTCGATACTCAGAGGCACTGATCCAACGATGTCACCAATACAGCCAGAGATAGAACAGATCAATGGAGACTCTAAGCAGAAGCCAACCGATATTGATAAGGATGAGGATAACTCAGATGAAATTCCCGGCGTTAAGCCCATAAGATCCTGTCCCATCTGCTTGAATAACATGTCTTGGCTGCCCAAATTCGCCTGCTGTCCCAAATGTGGTGCAAAGCCCATGCCAATTGTCGAGGAACGACTTAAGGATAAGGTGCCAACGGCAGATGAAATTCTAGTGGAATACCTGGGTAAACCACAGCCGACCTTGGAGGAATATTGCCTAGATGCGGAGGAggtagaaaaagaaaaagaaataaaaacggAAAAAGCTCTTCAATGTCGTTGCACCTGTAGGAGGGGTAAATTGTGTGCCCATTGTCGTGTACGTATTGTGTGCAAGGATATCTTTAAAACTGAAAGTGAGTCAAGACGTGGCTCTAAGCGTGAGTCTAGGACTGAGCCCGGTCAAGAGTCTGCGCCTGAGAGTGAGTCTGTCCCACAGTCCCTTGCCACCGAAGACTATACAGAGGAGCTTCCAGATGAGCGTCATACACACTTGGCGCGTGTATTCTCCGAGCTTTGCTTTCTGTACCACATCAAAGTTTCCAATTCCTCCAGCGACATTCAAAAGATATGTGGTCCCAAAAGTAATCGAAAAAGAAATGGTCTCAACGAGAAAAGCGATCAggttccaaaaaaaaaagtaacgaATGATCAGGAAAAAAAATCCAACTCGGGAGAAACAAATGTTCAGAAGAAAGTATCAAATGCAGGAGATGCTAAGGATGAGAAAAGAAAATCtacaaatgataaaaaaagaaagtccAACTTAAGAAACTCTAAAGCATCCCCCCGAAATAAAAAGGACAACTCTGGTGAGGAAGAAAAGCCTCCAATTCCCGCTAGACTTGGCTGGGATTGGAGAACAGATCCGGCTAGCAAAAAGGGCTGGCGACCCGGCGCCGTACGCAAGCCCATTAAAAAGTTAATGGACTTCTTTTTACGGGATTTCCCAGAGGAGACTGCAACgaatataattaagaaaacGGAAGCTGaacaaaaggaaaaggaaCGTAGCAAGCACTCGATGCTAAATGTGTGTAAAAAGAATGGCGAGATTTGCATAACATTCCGATCTGCTGACCCCGCCAATGAGAAGAATCTCATTGTCTACAAGGTACTGAAAAGTGATCAGGCTGCGAGGCTCAGTGAAATGAAGAAAAAGCTGAAAGAGAACGGCTTCCGTAAATGCACCTGTCACAAGTCCGTAATGTTGTGCGTCTGTCGCACAACGACCGAAAAGAAGGAACTTGAGGCGGCTCTGGAAGAGGAGTGTACGGCACGTGGTATACCTGCCTGTCCAGATGAACTGATTCTCACCGACACCAGCGAAAGTGACTTGGAGTATGACTTTGATGTGTCTCCACTTCTGGGGGCACCAAAGCTGCTCCCACAAATGGGACCATGCTCCAAATGGATGAATAAAGACACACAGACAGCGAAGGAGGATCAAAAGCTTAAGCCCAAATATCCGATTGCGCAGAATCCGTATTACAAACCCTTCAATTGTGCGGTACGTTCAAtgaaagcagcagcagtttcCTACGTTGAGGATAATGATGAGGGAGATAATAATCAAGAAAATGATGGTAATCACAATGGTAATAgcggtggaggtggaggtggtaAGAGAGGTAATCCGGGCCGTGGTAATCCCAGTAATTCGGGCAATAGAAATGGCAATGGTAATAATAATGGAAACAACCATGCaagaagcaataaaaatagtaatgGAAATAACAATGCACGaggcaataataataataatggaaacAGCAATGTAagaaataatgttaataatcATGGAAACAACAATCCCAGAgttaataatagtaataatggAAACAGcaatataagaaataatgCTAATAATAATGGAAACAACAATCCAAGAAGTAATGTGAATAATAATGCAAACAGCAATGCAAGAAGTAATGTTAATAACAGTGGAAGAAACAACAATCCAAGGGGCAATGTTAACTCTGGAAACAATCCAAGAGGCCATGTTAATAGCTCTGGAAACAGCAATGTAAGAagtaatgttaaaaataatgtaaacaaTAATGCAAGAGGCAATGGAAACAGCAATAGAGTAGTTGctggcaataataataatgcaaataaCGAGAATGTTTCAATTGCAGTTGCCTTGCCAAAACGTTTACAGAAAGATAAACAAGCAGCTGCCAAAGCTGTCGAAGAAATCAAAAAGAAGCAGCAGGAAGAAAAGAGCAAGGCTTTAAAGAGAAAATTCATGGAAATGGCAAAAGCTCCGCCCATCGATAGGAAAAAGGCGCTACGCGCTCTTCTCAATACGTTGCCTCCTCCAGTTGAGTCTATACCACGAAAAGCCCGAGCCAGTGCTGCATGTGATGATTGTTGTTATGATCCGGTTCCCGATCTATGCTACAATTCTTGCTATACTGAATGCTGTCCGCGTTATTTCTATTGCTGTTGA